A stretch of Vespa velutina chromosome 8, iVesVel2.1, whole genome shotgun sequence DNA encodes these proteins:
- the LOC124951193 gene encoding bone morphogenetic protein receptor type-1B isoform X1 — MAELSATPGRRGCKYGLWLGLGVFVARFLGVLGITCYCEGHCPDDRQNGTCEGRPGGHCFSAVEEVWDAELGEYVPEWSFGCLPPDEQGFLQCKGYLVPHLQGKNIICCNKTALCNKELFPEYKPRPTAAPDPIAIASGAPLIILAASLSVCLTVILIAMVIIYHRYRRKERGPCLVPSQGTLRDFIDQSSGSGSGLPLLVQRTIAKQLALSQCVGKGRYGEVWLARWRGEKVAVKVFFTLEEASWFRETEIYQTVLMRHDNILGFIAADIKGTGSWTQMLLITDYHERGSLHDYLQTTVLDHAGLLAICLSIASGIAHLHTEIFGTRGKPAIAHRDIKSRNILVKRNGECAIADFGLAVRFISESGEIDIAPNTRVGTRRYMAPEVLDESLNTSSFDAFKMADMYSVGLVLWEACRRCVTGSKNSIVEPYALPYHDVVPNDPDFEDMRLAVCIKRLRPVIPARWDNDPILFALSKLMAECWHANPAVRLTALRVKKTMSKLHIDNAIKIV, encoded by the exons ATGGCTGAGCTCTCCGCTACCCCGGGTCGGCGCGGATGTAAATACGGCCTGTGGCTCGGCCTGGGAGTGTTTGTCGCGAGATTTCTCGGTG tgcTGGGAATTACTTGCTACTGTGAAGGACACTGTCCAGATGACCGACAAAACGGTACTTGCGAAGGAAGACCCGGTGGACATTGTTTCAGCGCCGTAGAAGAAGTATGGGATGCGGAACTCGGAGAATATGTTCCAGAATGGTCCTTTGGATGTTTGCCACCGGACGAACAGGGTTTCCTGCAATGCAAAGGCTACCTCGTTCCACATCTACAAGGGAAAAACATAATTTGTTGCAACAAGACAGCTCTGTGTAACAAGGAGTTATTTCCAGAGTACAAGCCTCGTCCCACCGCAGCACCAGATCCTATAGCTATTGCTTCTGGAGCACCACTCATCATACTAGCTGCTTCATTATCTGTGTGTTTAACTGTTATTTTGATAGCAATGGTGATCATATATCATAGGtacagaagaaaagaaaggggcCCATGCTTAGTACCTTCTCAAGGAACGCTTAGAGATTTTATAGATCAGAGTAGTGGATCAGGTTCTGGACTACCTCTTTTAGTACAAAGAACTATAGCTAAACAGTTGGCTTTATCACAGTGCGTGGGAAAAGGTAGATATGGTGAAGTATGGCTTGCACGatggagaggagaaaaagtgGCAGTGAAGGTTTTCTTCACTCTGGAAGAAGCATCTTGGTTTCGTGAAACTGAAATCTATCAAACTGTTCTAATGAGGCATGATAATATCTTAGGCTTCATTGCCGCCGATATTAAAGGAACAGGATCTTGGActcaaatgttattaattacagACTATCATGAAAGAGGTTCTTTACATGATTATTTACAAACCACCGTGCTAGACCATGCAGGCTTATTGGCTATCTGTCTTTCCATTGCATCGGGTATCGCTCATCTACATACAGAAATTTTTGGAACTCGTGGAAAACCAGCGATAGCTCACAGAGATATCAAAAGCAGAAATATCTTAGTCAAAAGAAATGGTGAATGTGCAATTGCTGACTTTGGCTTAGCTGTACGTTTTATAAG TGAAAGCGGAGAAATCGATATTGCGCCTAATACGCGAGTAGGAACCAGAAGGTACATGGCTCCAGAAGTGTTGGATGAAAGTTTAAACACATCGTCGTTTGATGCTTTCAAAATGGCAGACATGTACTCTGTAGGATTAGTTTTATGGGAAGCATGTAGACGTTGTGTAACAGGTAGTAAGAATTCTATTGTGGAACCATACGCGTTGCCTTATCACGACGTTGTCCCAAATGATCCAGATTTTGAAGACATGCGATTAGCTGTATGCATAAAACGTTTGCGTCCTGTTATTCCTGCGAGATGGGATAATGATCCA ataCTGTTTGCGTTGAGTAAACTAATGGCAGAGTGTTGGCATGCAAATCCTGCTGTGCGTTTAACAGCACTTCGTGTTAAAAAGACAATGTCAAAATTACATATTGACAATGCCATTAAGATTGTGTAG
- the LOC124951193 gene encoding bone morphogenetic protein receptor type-1B isoform X2, giving the protein MQRDCARERLVSVRLLPHILLGITCYCEGHCPDDRQNGTCEGRPGGHCFSAVEEVWDAELGEYVPEWSFGCLPPDEQGFLQCKGYLVPHLQGKNIICCNKTALCNKELFPEYKPRPTAAPDPIAIASGAPLIILAASLSVCLTVILIAMVIIYHRYRRKERGPCLVPSQGTLRDFIDQSSGSGSGLPLLVQRTIAKQLALSQCVGKGRYGEVWLARWRGEKVAVKVFFTLEEASWFRETEIYQTVLMRHDNILGFIAADIKGTGSWTQMLLITDYHERGSLHDYLQTTVLDHAGLLAICLSIASGIAHLHTEIFGTRGKPAIAHRDIKSRNILVKRNGECAIADFGLAVRFISESGEIDIAPNTRVGTRRYMAPEVLDESLNTSSFDAFKMADMYSVGLVLWEACRRCVTGSKNSIVEPYALPYHDVVPNDPDFEDMRLAVCIKRLRPVIPARWDNDPILFALSKLMAECWHANPAVRLTALRVKKTMSKLHIDNAIKIV; this is encoded by the exons ATGCAGAGGGACTGTGCGCGAGAACGATTGGTGTCCGTTCGCCTTCTGCCACACATAT tgcTGGGAATTACTTGCTACTGTGAAGGACACTGTCCAGATGACCGACAAAACGGTACTTGCGAAGGAAGACCCGGTGGACATTGTTTCAGCGCCGTAGAAGAAGTATGGGATGCGGAACTCGGAGAATATGTTCCAGAATGGTCCTTTGGATGTTTGCCACCGGACGAACAGGGTTTCCTGCAATGCAAAGGCTACCTCGTTCCACATCTACAAGGGAAAAACATAATTTGTTGCAACAAGACAGCTCTGTGTAACAAGGAGTTATTTCCAGAGTACAAGCCTCGTCCCACCGCAGCACCAGATCCTATAGCTATTGCTTCTGGAGCACCACTCATCATACTAGCTGCTTCATTATCTGTGTGTTTAACTGTTATTTTGATAGCAATGGTGATCATATATCATAGGtacagaagaaaagaaaggggcCCATGCTTAGTACCTTCTCAAGGAACGCTTAGAGATTTTATAGATCAGAGTAGTGGATCAGGTTCTGGACTACCTCTTTTAGTACAAAGAACTATAGCTAAACAGTTGGCTTTATCACAGTGCGTGGGAAAAGGTAGATATGGTGAAGTATGGCTTGCACGatggagaggagaaaaagtgGCAGTGAAGGTTTTCTTCACTCTGGAAGAAGCATCTTGGTTTCGTGAAACTGAAATCTATCAAACTGTTCTAATGAGGCATGATAATATCTTAGGCTTCATTGCCGCCGATATTAAAGGAACAGGATCTTGGActcaaatgttattaattacagACTATCATGAAAGAGGTTCTTTACATGATTATTTACAAACCACCGTGCTAGACCATGCAGGCTTATTGGCTATCTGTCTTTCCATTGCATCGGGTATCGCTCATCTACATACAGAAATTTTTGGAACTCGTGGAAAACCAGCGATAGCTCACAGAGATATCAAAAGCAGAAATATCTTAGTCAAAAGAAATGGTGAATGTGCAATTGCTGACTTTGGCTTAGCTGTACGTTTTATAAG TGAAAGCGGAGAAATCGATATTGCGCCTAATACGCGAGTAGGAACCAGAAGGTACATGGCTCCAGAAGTGTTGGATGAAAGTTTAAACACATCGTCGTTTGATGCTTTCAAAATGGCAGACATGTACTCTGTAGGATTAGTTTTATGGGAAGCATGTAGACGTTGTGTAACAGGTAGTAAGAATTCTATTGTGGAACCATACGCGTTGCCTTATCACGACGTTGTCCCAAATGATCCAGATTTTGAAGACATGCGATTAGCTGTATGCATAAAACGTTTGCGTCCTGTTATTCCTGCGAGATGGGATAATGATCCA ataCTGTTTGCGTTGAGTAAACTAATGGCAGAGTGTTGGCATGCAAATCCTGCTGTGCGTTTAACAGCACTTCGTGTTAAAAAGACAATGTCAAAATTACATATTGACAATGCCATTAAGATTGTGTAG